From the genome of Halomonas sp. MCCC 1A13316, one region includes:
- a CDS encoding YfgM family protein, translated as MAELRTEEEQLEAIKRWWKENGTSLIAGVAIAIAGVVGWNAWQSYQDNQAQAASMRYQQVVNLVDSEETDEARGLIAEITDDHGGTLYADLARLIDARLAVDEGELDKAREILDGVIASSKREYVQGLARLRLARLQVATNDAEAALDTLARDVPAALTAQQADVRGDALHALGRDDEARQAWQEALAVAEQRNQPIYGVQLKLDDLGAEEAML; from the coding sequence GTGGCGGAGCTGAGAACCGAAGAAGAGCAGCTTGAAGCCATCAAGCGCTGGTGGAAGGAAAACGGCACCTCGCTGATCGCCGGTGTGGCCATCGCGATCGCCGGCGTGGTGGGCTGGAATGCCTGGCAGAGCTACCAGGACAACCAGGCGCAGGCGGCCTCGATGCGCTACCAACAGGTGGTCAACCTGGTCGACAGCGAAGAGACCGATGAGGCCCGCGGCCTTATCGCCGAGATTACCGATGACCACGGAGGCACGCTGTATGCCGACCTGGCGCGTCTGATCGACGCCCGCCTCGCCGTGGACGAGGGCGAGCTGGACAAGGCACGAGAGATTCTCGACGGCGTAATCGCCTCCAGCAAGCGCGAGTATGTCCAAGGGCTGGCAAGGCTGCGGCTGGCTCGGCTACAGGTCGCTACCAATGATGCCGAAGCCGCGCTCGATACCCTGGCACGTGACGTCCCGGCCGCCCTGACCGCGCAACAGGCAGACGTGCGTGGTGATGCCCTGCATGCCCTGGGCCGTGACGACGAAGCCCGCCAGGCCTGGCAGGAAGCCCTGGCGGTCGCCGAACAACGAAACCAGCCGATCTATGGCGTCCAGCTGAAGCTCGACGACCTGGGTGCCGAAGAGGCCATGCTATGA
- the bamB gene encoding outer membrane protein assembly factor BamB → MKTTYTRQSRLARKSSLALVATLALGLLAGCANKAEPRYSPKELQRFEASAELDTDWREQVGKGLGRATYPISPSLDNGVIYGADERGRVMAIDTQSGERRWQTDLEVGVSSGLTAVAGQVYLGTRNGEVLALSQSNGDVSWRARVSSEVLAPPQPNNELLIVQSVDGTVTALDRLTGRERWVHTTTEPALTLRGTGTPTVIDPVTFAGFANGRLVTLDNRNGQPLWERRIAVPRGRSEIDRMVDLGGQPVLTPDGRLFVTSYNGRLVALEAPSGEVLWEREHSSFQTPVLVGDRLFTVNEASHLIAFDARSGEELWRNRDLEGRWLTSPAFADGNIVVGDFEGYLHLVDVQDGSFTARTKVDGSGISLRPITDSRRIYVLANDGRLEALEINR, encoded by the coding sequence ATGAAGACGACATACACTCGCCAGTCACGCCTGGCTCGCAAGTCATCCCTGGCCCTGGTGGCCACCCTCGCCCTAGGGCTGCTGGCCGGCTGTGCCAACAAGGCCGAGCCGCGCTACAGCCCCAAGGAGCTGCAGCGCTTCGAGGCCAGCGCCGAGCTCGATACCGATTGGCGCGAGCAGGTCGGCAAGGGGCTCGGCCGCGCCACCTATCCCATCTCGCCGTCGCTTGACAATGGCGTGATCTATGGCGCCGACGAACGCGGTCGGGTCATGGCTATTGATACCCAGAGCGGTGAACGCCGCTGGCAGACTGACCTTGAGGTCGGCGTTTCCAGCGGCCTGACCGCCGTGGCCGGGCAGGTGTATCTCGGCACTCGCAACGGAGAGGTACTGGCGCTGAGCCAATCCAATGGCGACGTGAGCTGGCGCGCACGCGTCTCCAGCGAGGTACTCGCCCCGCCGCAGCCCAACAACGAACTGCTCATCGTGCAGAGCGTCGATGGCACCGTCACGGCGCTGGACCGGCTTACAGGTCGTGAGCGCTGGGTCCACACCACTACCGAACCCGCCCTCACCCTGCGCGGCACAGGCACGCCCACGGTGATCGATCCGGTGACCTTCGCCGGTTTCGCCAACGGCCGCCTGGTCACGCTGGACAACCGCAACGGACAACCGCTGTGGGAGCGGCGCATCGCCGTGCCTCGCGGGCGCAGCGAGATCGATCGCATGGTCGACCTGGGTGGCCAGCCGGTGCTGACGCCTGACGGCCGGCTGTTCGTGACCAGTTACAACGGCCGCCTGGTGGCTCTGGAAGCGCCCAGTGGCGAAGTCCTGTGGGAGCGCGAACACTCCAGCTTCCAGACCCCGGTGCTGGTGGGCGACCGCCTGTTCACCGTCAACGAAGCCAGCCATCTGATTGCCTTCGATGCGCGCAGCGGCGAGGAGCTGTGGCGTAACCGCGATCTCGAGGGTCGCTGGCTGACCTCGCCCGCCTTCGCCGACGGCAACATCGTAGTGGGCGATTTCGAGGGCTATCTGCATCTGGTCGACGTACAGGACGGCAGCTTCACCGCGCGGACGAAAGTCGACGGTTCCGGTATCAGCCTTCGCCCGATCACCGATTCCCGCCGCATCTACGTGCTGGCCAACGATGGCCGTCTCGAGGCCCTGGAAATCAATCGATGA